In Paenibacillus larvae subsp. larvae, the following proteins share a genomic window:
- a CDS encoding BhlA/UviB family holin-like peptide, which yields MEDQIFNTALNTGIFGALFIWLLFTTMKKNEVREKEYQKTISENQQVIREQAKSFSLLSSDIAEIKGILKGNGGAE from the coding sequence ATGGAAGACCAAATTTTTAATACAGCGCTAAATACCGGGATATTTGGTGCGCTGTTTATCTGGCTGCTTTTTACTACAATGAAGAAAAATGAAGTGCGGGAGAAGGAATATCAGAAGACCATTAGTGAGAACCAGCAAGTCATTCGGGAGCAAGCAAAGTCTTTTAGCCTTCTTTCAAGTGATATCGCGGAGATCAAAGGGATTCTAAAAGGAAACGGAGGTGCTGAATGA
- a CDS encoding siphovirus ReqiPepy6 Gp37-like family protein, whose amino-acid sequence MEPIRLIDTDFNLLGEVDSYTSLKWIRRWHKPGEVELRINPFMQNADQLQEDVILFKASRPEEAAIIKHREITLNEDGAEELIIKGNLLASLIGRRITYPPEGKSHDYFNAPIETVIKQIIKHNCVNPVDQERTVPGLICAPDQGRGEKIQFQTRYKPLGEEVEKLSLMSQMGWEVSLDIESQRYVFDMLTGRNLTADQDVRPPAIFSTAYDNIESQSYTNSAIGYKNIAVVGGQGEGEDRKIVTVGTSTGLNRYEMFVDARDVGTQEEGSEPLSEEQIKTMLTDRGREKLAEVKRVESLEAKILTQSNLTYRKDYDLGDVVTVLNRQWGLTMNTRITEVAEVYEPSQVRIDVTFGNSIPTLADVIGRKLRS is encoded by the coding sequence ATGGAGCCTATCAGACTCATAGACACGGATTTTAATCTTTTGGGAGAGGTGGACTCGTATACATCCCTGAAATGGATTCGCCGTTGGCATAAACCCGGTGAAGTCGAACTGCGCATTAATCCTTTCATGCAAAATGCGGATCAACTCCAGGAAGACGTGATCCTATTTAAAGCTAGTCGCCCGGAGGAAGCTGCTATTATCAAGCATAGGGAAATTACGCTAAATGAAGACGGGGCGGAGGAACTCATCATTAAGGGGAACCTGCTGGCTAGTCTAATTGGTCGACGCATTACGTATCCTCCCGAAGGAAAATCCCATGACTATTTTAATGCACCTATTGAAACTGTAATTAAACAAATCATTAAACATAATTGCGTAAATCCGGTTGACCAAGAACGTACCGTACCAGGACTAATTTGTGCGCCTGATCAGGGACGCGGGGAGAAAATCCAGTTTCAAACGCGATACAAGCCGCTAGGCGAAGAAGTAGAGAAACTTAGCCTGATGTCCCAAATGGGCTGGGAGGTATCGTTAGATATTGAAAGCCAGCGATATGTATTTGATATGTTAACCGGACGAAACCTAACGGCTGACCAGGATGTCCGCCCTCCTGCTATCTTTAGCACGGCGTATGACAACATTGAGAGCCAAAGCTATACCAATAGTGCGATAGGGTATAAAAACATAGCTGTGGTCGGTGGACAAGGCGAGGGAGAAGATCGGAAAATCGTTACGGTAGGTACATCAACAGGTCTAAATAGATATGAAATGTTTGTCGATGCCAGGGACGTTGGGACTCAAGAAGAGGGCTCAGAACCTCTCTCAGAAGAGCAGATAAAGACAATGCTGACGGATAGAGGACGTGAAAAATTGGCGGAAGTAAAACGGGTAGAGTCTCTCGAAGCCAAGATTCTAACCCAATCCAATCTCACCTACCGTAAGGATTACGATTTAGGGGATGTCGTGACTGTGCTAAACCGTCAGTGGGGGTTGACGATGAACACAAGAATTACAGAAGTAGCGGAAGTATATGAACCCTCCCAAGTTCGCATAGATGTTACTTTTGGTAACAGTATTCCGACACTAGCGGATGTAATAGGACGAAAACTAAGGAGTTGA